From Oncorhynchus clarkii lewisi isolate Uvic-CL-2024 chromosome 26, UVic_Ocla_1.0, whole genome shotgun sequence, the proteins below share one genomic window:
- the LOC139384509 gene encoding DNA-binding protein RFX7-like isoform X1 has protein sequence MTEDQQQHDQHPKLGSGISTLPSLVPGLQGTEASALQLKIKNSICKSVQSKVDNILQDVETFTDIEKLYLYLKLPSGPSNSEKRTERGSASPGELSCSDQSSMSSSRTQQMHAFNWIRSHLEEHPETSLPKQEVYDEYKSYCDNLCYHPLSAADFGKIMKNVFPNMKARRLGMRGKSKYCYSGLRKKAFVHMPSLPNLELHKTGDGCEVLEASGQLCSAEEEVRSAACGLVCEWAQKVLSRQFDAVEDLARFLLNSHYIGTKSVAALTVMTGTPTGVKTPLPSSAFAPTAEAHSFQSQVKTLPSPSIDAKQQLQRKIQKKQQEQMLHSPLPGEAQSRRADGGTPGVGSITCRSPALLSPHPTIGIMVAAVPSPITVQRSRQLMSPSPVGTSEGKILPVNFQVVTQSMQPVKCPKTPQNIPASPVGDRSARHRYAQILPKPSATSAITLRSPPTLLITNSPIKTVMQPTPHISSVNVVKMTTISLAPNCSTTTTLTNTTLRPASAGMGSTVALEESRPSPRARSGSAAPILSPLARSGRATTTPTIDIKMIEGEAISEGSPALGASRLTMAQEAAGGQRAGGAVPRAASVPMPHTKGSLGLEAMAGTNCNGKSSLRNNTVAATAGSNNNTNNESTLYLTVSNQNTSTTLSPNGGTVATSLIASKSPRKRPGVGPESYPTPVKRVFISQQPLGGSDGYRHGIGAGVKKLPRKGTPVRPVSAPAIGKVTVKLNSTVPTRILSLSDSPIGTRGFQTVVKPQSSVQRRDTPITMDTSSISNVSAPAGHAQIQHQQHMTGNMQAMPNSSALLEQSAVSDLRNTMWVGGQLEGGKQQQQQAYAQQITDHKQASTPVMEPLAMMGQAPASSQLSMQTDMDYFHFNDDDMTQDSIVEELVQMEEQMKLNSSLQAFGANVTLQGQQSVMQGNMMSSNQTMTPYYQSVHSSTTPVQTPTPTPTSTSEMMGGGQGLTRESPCSRMAPTTPVDSALGSSRHTPIGTPHSNCSGSVPPSPVECRNPFAFTPINSSITGYHDGSIVSSSPVKPMQRPMATHPDKAKLEWMNNGYNKSGGNSINGISILPSYQDLVDDHFRKPHAFAIPGQSYQSQTRHHDGHYGRLTPISPVQQQAASMANLNKQESFAVPAPLDNKTTSTSSASGTFRCRSVSPAVRQRNLSGNQSGNIPRTAVSPFTSPVTPEMINIFANSHGDVSSMAQRSQSVPVNVMMQTEALPMQGQTNSKKITNVLLSKMDGDSDDAVRGLGINNLPSNYTARMNLTHILETTPSFPRSANHQTLTSNTQNAYEFQKPGYLMKNSRNEQMILSAGDSQAQSATGEQQHQQSQPMLLAQNLQQQQQQLQLDFSTTVKDLLVDSSLTPGNQLVGQVSELNPVGSDFRLTSDLSSSINDLNNLDTNLLFDPNQQQGQYEDSTLEELKNDPLFQQICSETANSNGFDWLESKDQPTVGLMG, from the exons ATGACTGAGGATCAACAACAACATGATCAGCACCCGAAGCTGGGCTCTGGAATAAGCACCTTACCATCCCTAGTTCCTGGACTGCAAGGGACTGAGGCCAGTGCGTTGCAGCTCAAAATAAAGAATTCCATCTG TAAATCTGTACAGTCAAAGGTGGACAATATTTTG CAAGATGTGGAGACGTTTACAGACATCGAGAAACTCTACCTCTACCTTAAGTTGCCTTCTGGTCCCAGCAACAGTGAAAAAAG GACTGAGAGAGGGTCTGCCAGTCCTGGAGAACTGTCATG CAGTGATCAGAGCTCCATGTCATCAAGCCGCACTCAACAGATGCACGCGTTCAACTGGATTCGCAGTCACCTAGAGGAACACCCAGAAACCTCTCTGCCCAAACAGGAGGTCTATGATGAGTACAA gAGCTATTGTGACAATCTCTGCTACCACCCACTGAGTGCGGCGGACTTTGGAAAGATCATGAAAAATGTATTTCCAAACATGAAGGCACGTCGACTTGGCATGAGAGGCAAATCAAA ATACTGCTATAGTGGACTGAGGAAGAAAGCCTTTGTCCACATGCCATCTTTACCCAACCTGGAGTTACATAAAACAGGGGACGGG TGTGAGGTGCTGGAGGCCTCAGGTCAGCTGTGCAGTGCGGAGGAGGAGGTGCGCTCTGCGGCCTGTGGCCTGGTGTGTGAGTGGGCCCAGAAGGTGCTGAGCCGCCAGTTTGATGCTGTGGAGGACCTGGCTCGCTTCCTCCTCAACAGCCACTATATCGGCACCAAATCTGTGGCAGCCCTCACTGTCATGACTGGTACACCAACAG GAGTTAAAACGCCACTGCCATCCTCAGCATTCGCACCAACAGCTGAAGCCCACTCCTTCCAGTCCCAAGTGAAGACCCTGCCCTCTCCCTCCATCGATGCCAAGCAGCAGCTCCAGCGGAAGATCCAGAAGAAGCAGCAGGAGCAGATGCTGCACTCCCCCCTCCCCGGAGAGGCTCAGTCTAGGCGGGCTGACGGGGGCACGCCTGGGGTCGGCTCCATTACCTGTAGAAGCCCAGCCCTGCTctccccacatcccaccattggCATTATGGTAGCTGCAGTCCCCAGCCCCATCACG GTACAAAGGAGCAGGCAGCTGATGTCCCCCAGTCCTGTGGGAACATCGGAGGGCAAGATTCTGCCTGTCAACTTCCAAGTGGTGACCCAGTCAATGCAGCCTGTCAAGTGTCCCAAGACCCCTCAGAATATCCCAGCCAGCCCTGTGGGGGACCGCTCTGCCCGCCACCGCTATGCCCAGATCCTGCCTAAACCCTCAGCCACCAGCGCCATCACCCTGCGCTCGCCCCCCACCCTGCTCATCACCAACAGCCCCATCAAGACCGTGATGCAGCCCACACCCCACATCAGCTCTGTCAACGTGGTCAAGATGACCACCATATCCCTGGCTCCCAACTGTAGCACTACAACAACCTTAACAAACACCACCTTAAGGCCTGCCTCTGCTGGCATGGGCAGCACTGTAGCCCTGGAGGAGAGCAGACCCAGCCCGCGGGCCAGGAGTGGCTCTGCAGCCCCCATCCTGTCCCCCTTAGCCAGGTCAGGCCGggccaccaccacccctaccatcGACATCAAGATGATTGAGGGTGAAGCCATAAGTGAAGGCAGTCCGGCCCTGGGTGCTAGCAGGCTTACTATGGCTCAGGAAGCTGCAGGGGGCCAGAGGGCTGGAGGAGCTGTACCAAGGGCTGCCAGTGTGCCCATGCCTCACACTAAAGGCTCCCTGGGACTGGAGGCAATGGCTGGAACCAATTGCAATGGCAAGTCCTCTTTGCGCAACAACACTGTGGCAGCTACAGCTGGTAGCAATAATAACACCAATAACGAAAGTACTTTGTATTTGACGGTCTCCAATCAGAATACCAGCACCACTCTGTCACCCAATGGCGGCACTGTTGCCACATCACTCATCGCCTCCAAGAGCCCCAGGAAACGCCCAGGCGTCGGCCCAGAGTCTTATCCCACGCCTGTCAAAAGGGTCTTCATCTCCCAGCAACCTCTTGGGGGCTCCGATGGTTACAGACATGGGATTGGTGCAGGAGTGAAGAAACTCCCCAGAAAAGGAACCCCGGTCAGACCTGTAAGTGCACCAGCCATTGGTAAAGTTACTGTGAAACTGAACTCCACTGTCCCAACTCGAATCCTGTCACTCTCTGATTCCCCCATCGGAACCAGAGGCTTCCAGACTGTTGTCAAGCCACAGAGCTCCGTGCAGAGAAGAGACACTCCGATCACCATGGACACTAGCAGCATCAGCAACGTTAGTGCCCCGGCTGGTCATGCACAAATTCAGCACCAGCAGCACATGACCGGTAACATGCAAGCCATGCCCAACAGCTCTGCCCTACTGGAGCAGTCTGCTGTGAGTGACCTGAGGAACACCATGTGGGTTGGGGGCCAGCTGGAGGGAGGtaagcaacagcagcagcaagccTACGCCCAGCAGATCACAGACCACAAGCAGGCATCCACACCGGTCATGGAGCCCCTGGCCATGATGGGCCAGGCCCCAGCCTCTAGCCAGCTCTCCATGCAAACAGACATGGACTACTTCCATTTCAATGATGACGATATGACCCAGGACAGCATTGTGGAGGAGCTGGTGCAGATGGAGGAGCAGATGAAGCTCAACAGCAGTCTGCAGGCCTTCGGAGCTAACGTGACGCTGCAAGGCCAACAGTCTGTAATGCAGGGCAACATGATGTCCTCCAACCAGACAATGACCCCTTACTACCAATCAGTACACAGCAGCACCACCCCTGTCCAAACCCCTACCCCAACTCCCACATCCACCTCTGAGATGATGGGAGGAGGCCAGGGCCTGACTAGGGAGAGCCCCTGCTCCCGCATGGCCCCCACCACCCCGGTGGACAGTGCCCTGGGGAGCAGCCGACACACCCCCATCGGCACTCCACACTCCAACTGCAGCGGCAGCGTGCCCCCCAGCCCTGTGGAGTGCAGGAACCCCTTTGCCTTCACTCCCATTAACTCCAGCATTACAGGCTACCACGACGGCAGCATTGTCTCCAGCAGCCCCGTCAAGCCCATGCAGAGGCCCATGGCTACTCACCCAGACAAGGCCAAACTGGAGTGGATGAACAATGGTTACAACAAAAGCGGGGGGAACTCCATCAACGGCATCAGTATCCTCCCCAGCTATCAGGACCTGGTCGACGACCACTTCCGAAAGCCCCATGCCTTCGCCATCCCTGGCCAGTCCTATCAGTCTCAGACGAGGCACCACGACGGACACTACGGCCGCCTGACACCCATCTCTCCGGTGCAGCAGCAGGCAGCCAGTATGGCCAACCTGAACAAGCAGGAGAGCTTTGCTGTGCCCGCCCCTCTGGACAACAAGACCACCAGTACATCTTCAGCAAGCGGGACCTTCCGCTGTCGTAGTGTGAGCCCTGCCGTGCGCCAGCGAAACCTGAGTGGCAACCAGAGTGGCAACATCCCCCGAACAGCGGTGTCCCCCTTCACCTCCCCCGTGACCCCCGAGATGATCAACATCTTCGCCAACAGCCATGGGGACGTCAGCAGCATGGCACAGAGGAGCCAGTCTGTGCCTGTTAACGTGATGATGCAGACGGAGGCTCTGCCCATGCAGGGCCAGACCAACAGCAAAAAGATCACCAACGTGCTCCTGAGCaagatggacggggacagtgacgACGCGGTGCGGGGCCTGGGTATCAACAACCTTCCGTCCAACTACACAGCCCGCATGAACCTCACCCACATCTTAGAGACCACTCCCAGCTTCCCCAGAAGTGCCAACCATCAGACTCTGACTTCCAACACTCAGAATGCGTACGAGTTTCAGAAGCCTGGTTACCTCATGAAGAACTCTAGGAACGAACAGATGATTCTCTCAGCAGGTGACAGCCAAGCACAATCGGCTACTGGAGAACAGCAGCATCAGCAGAGCCAGCCTATGCTGCTGGCCCAGAACCttcagcagcaacaacaacagctgcAGCTAGATTTCAGCACCACCGTTAAAGACCTCTTAGTGGACAGCAGCCTTACTCCTGGCAATCAGCTCGTGGGACAGGTGTCAGAACTCAACCCTGTGGGGTCTGATTTTCGACTGACCTCTGATCTTTCCAGTAGCATCAATGACCTGAACAATTTGGACACAAACCTTCTGTTTGACCCCAATCAGCAGCAGGGACAATATGAAGACTCTACACTGGAGGAACTGAAGAATGATCCGCTGTTCCAGCAGATTTGCAGCGAGACTGCGAATTCCAATGGATTTGATTGGCTGGAAAGTAAAGACCAGCCCACAGTCGGGTTAATGGGTTAA
- the LOC139384509 gene encoding DNA-binding protein RFX7-like isoform X3 codes for MTEDQQQHDQHPKLGSGISTLPSLVPGLQGTEASALQLKIKNSICKSVQSKVDNILQDVETFTDIEKLYLYLKLPSGPSNSEKRTERGSASPGELSCSDQSSMSSSRTQQMHAFNWIRSHLEEHPETSLPKQEVYDEYKSYCDNLCYHPLSAADFGKIMKNVFPNMKARRLGMRGKSKYCYSGLRKKAFVHMPSLPNLELHKTGDGCEVLEASGQLCSAEEEVRSAACGLVCEWAQKVLSRQFDAVEDLARFLLNSHYIGTKSVAALTVMTGVKTPLPSSAFAPTAEAHSFQSQVKTLPSPSIDAKQQLQRKIQKKQQEQMLHSPLPGEAQSRRADGGTPGVGSITCRSPALLSPHPTIGIMVAAVPSPITVQRSRQLMSPSPVGTSEGKILPVNFQVVTQSMQPVKCPKTPQNIPASPVGDRSARHRYAQILPKPSATSAITLRSPPTLLITNSPIKTVMQPTPHISSVNVVKMTTISLAPNCSTTTTLTNTTLRPASAGMGSTVALEESRPSPRARSGSAAPILSPLARSGRATTTPTIDIKMIEGEAISEGSPALGASRLTMAQEAAGGQRAGGAVPRAASVPMPHTKGSLGLEAMAGTNCNGKSSLRNNTVAATAGSNNNTNNESTLYLTVSNQNTSTTLSPNGGTVATSLIASKSPRKRPGVGPESYPTPVKRVFISQQPLGGSDGYRHGIGAGVKKLPRKGTPVRPVSAPAIGKVTVKLNSTVPTRILSLSDSPIGTRGFQTVVKPQSSVQRRDTPITMDTSSISNVSAPAGHAQIQHQQHMTGNMQAMPNSSALLEQSAVSDLRNTMWVGGQLEGGKQQQQQAYAQQITDHKQASTPVMEPLAMMGQAPASSQLSMQTDMDYFHFNDDDMTQDSIVEELVQMEEQMKLNSSLQAFGANVTLQGQQSVMQGNMMSSNQTMTPYYQSVHSSTTPVQTPTPTPTSTSEMMGGGQGLTRESPCSRMAPTTPVDSALGSSRHTPIGTPHSNCSGSVPPSPVECRNPFAFTPINSSITGYHDGSIVSSSPVKPMQRPMATHPDKAKLEWMNNGYNKSGGNSINGISILPSYQDLVDDHFRKPHAFAIPGQSYQSQTRHHDGHYGRLTPISPVQQQAASMANLNKQESFAVPAPLDNKTTSTSSASGTFRCRSVSPAVRQRNLSGNQSGNIPRTAVSPFTSPVTPEMINIFANSHGDVSSMAQRSQSVPVNVMMQTEALPMQGQTNSKKITNVLLSKMDGDSDDAVRGLGINNLPSNYTARMNLTHILETTPSFPRSANHQTLTSNTQNAYEFQKPGYLMKNSRNEQMILSAGDSQAQSATGEQQHQQSQPMLLAQNLQQQQQQLQLDFSTTVKDLLVDSSLTPGNQLVGQVSELNPVGSDFRLTSDLSSSINDLNNLDTNLLFDPNQQQGQYEDSTLEELKNDPLFQQICSETANSNGFDWLESKDQPTVGLMG; via the exons ATGACTGAGGATCAACAACAACATGATCAGCACCCGAAGCTGGGCTCTGGAATAAGCACCTTACCATCCCTAGTTCCTGGACTGCAAGGGACTGAGGCCAGTGCGTTGCAGCTCAAAATAAAGAATTCCATCTG TAAATCTGTACAGTCAAAGGTGGACAATATTTTG CAAGATGTGGAGACGTTTACAGACATCGAGAAACTCTACCTCTACCTTAAGTTGCCTTCTGGTCCCAGCAACAGTGAAAAAAG GACTGAGAGAGGGTCTGCCAGTCCTGGAGAACTGTCATG CAGTGATCAGAGCTCCATGTCATCAAGCCGCACTCAACAGATGCACGCGTTCAACTGGATTCGCAGTCACCTAGAGGAACACCCAGAAACCTCTCTGCCCAAACAGGAGGTCTATGATGAGTACAA gAGCTATTGTGACAATCTCTGCTACCACCCACTGAGTGCGGCGGACTTTGGAAAGATCATGAAAAATGTATTTCCAAACATGAAGGCACGTCGACTTGGCATGAGAGGCAAATCAAA ATACTGCTATAGTGGACTGAGGAAGAAAGCCTTTGTCCACATGCCATCTTTACCCAACCTGGAGTTACATAAAACAGGGGACGGG TGTGAGGTGCTGGAGGCCTCAGGTCAGCTGTGCAGTGCGGAGGAGGAGGTGCGCTCTGCGGCCTGTGGCCTGGTGTGTGAGTGGGCCCAGAAGGTGCTGAGCCGCCAGTTTGATGCTGTGGAGGACCTGGCTCGCTTCCTCCTCAACAGCCACTATATCGGCACCAAATCTGTGGCAGCCCTCACTGTCATGACTG GAGTTAAAACGCCACTGCCATCCTCAGCATTCGCACCAACAGCTGAAGCCCACTCCTTCCAGTCCCAAGTGAAGACCCTGCCCTCTCCCTCCATCGATGCCAAGCAGCAGCTCCAGCGGAAGATCCAGAAGAAGCAGCAGGAGCAGATGCTGCACTCCCCCCTCCCCGGAGAGGCTCAGTCTAGGCGGGCTGACGGGGGCACGCCTGGGGTCGGCTCCATTACCTGTAGAAGCCCAGCCCTGCTctccccacatcccaccattggCATTATGGTAGCTGCAGTCCCCAGCCCCATCACG GTACAAAGGAGCAGGCAGCTGATGTCCCCCAGTCCTGTGGGAACATCGGAGGGCAAGATTCTGCCTGTCAACTTCCAAGTGGTGACCCAGTCAATGCAGCCTGTCAAGTGTCCCAAGACCCCTCAGAATATCCCAGCCAGCCCTGTGGGGGACCGCTCTGCCCGCCACCGCTATGCCCAGATCCTGCCTAAACCCTCAGCCACCAGCGCCATCACCCTGCGCTCGCCCCCCACCCTGCTCATCACCAACAGCCCCATCAAGACCGTGATGCAGCCCACACCCCACATCAGCTCTGTCAACGTGGTCAAGATGACCACCATATCCCTGGCTCCCAACTGTAGCACTACAACAACCTTAACAAACACCACCTTAAGGCCTGCCTCTGCTGGCATGGGCAGCACTGTAGCCCTGGAGGAGAGCAGACCCAGCCCGCGGGCCAGGAGTGGCTCTGCAGCCCCCATCCTGTCCCCCTTAGCCAGGTCAGGCCGggccaccaccacccctaccatcGACATCAAGATGATTGAGGGTGAAGCCATAAGTGAAGGCAGTCCGGCCCTGGGTGCTAGCAGGCTTACTATGGCTCAGGAAGCTGCAGGGGGCCAGAGGGCTGGAGGAGCTGTACCAAGGGCTGCCAGTGTGCCCATGCCTCACACTAAAGGCTCCCTGGGACTGGAGGCAATGGCTGGAACCAATTGCAATGGCAAGTCCTCTTTGCGCAACAACACTGTGGCAGCTACAGCTGGTAGCAATAATAACACCAATAACGAAAGTACTTTGTATTTGACGGTCTCCAATCAGAATACCAGCACCACTCTGTCACCCAATGGCGGCACTGTTGCCACATCACTCATCGCCTCCAAGAGCCCCAGGAAACGCCCAGGCGTCGGCCCAGAGTCTTATCCCACGCCTGTCAAAAGGGTCTTCATCTCCCAGCAACCTCTTGGGGGCTCCGATGGTTACAGACATGGGATTGGTGCAGGAGTGAAGAAACTCCCCAGAAAAGGAACCCCGGTCAGACCTGTAAGTGCACCAGCCATTGGTAAAGTTACTGTGAAACTGAACTCCACTGTCCCAACTCGAATCCTGTCACTCTCTGATTCCCCCATCGGAACCAGAGGCTTCCAGACTGTTGTCAAGCCACAGAGCTCCGTGCAGAGAAGAGACACTCCGATCACCATGGACACTAGCAGCATCAGCAACGTTAGTGCCCCGGCTGGTCATGCACAAATTCAGCACCAGCAGCACATGACCGGTAACATGCAAGCCATGCCCAACAGCTCTGCCCTACTGGAGCAGTCTGCTGTGAGTGACCTGAGGAACACCATGTGGGTTGGGGGCCAGCTGGAGGGAGGtaagcaacagcagcagcaagccTACGCCCAGCAGATCACAGACCACAAGCAGGCATCCACACCGGTCATGGAGCCCCTGGCCATGATGGGCCAGGCCCCAGCCTCTAGCCAGCTCTCCATGCAAACAGACATGGACTACTTCCATTTCAATGATGACGATATGACCCAGGACAGCATTGTGGAGGAGCTGGTGCAGATGGAGGAGCAGATGAAGCTCAACAGCAGTCTGCAGGCCTTCGGAGCTAACGTGACGCTGCAAGGCCAACAGTCTGTAATGCAGGGCAACATGATGTCCTCCAACCAGACAATGACCCCTTACTACCAATCAGTACACAGCAGCACCACCCCTGTCCAAACCCCTACCCCAACTCCCACATCCACCTCTGAGATGATGGGAGGAGGCCAGGGCCTGACTAGGGAGAGCCCCTGCTCCCGCATGGCCCCCACCACCCCGGTGGACAGTGCCCTGGGGAGCAGCCGACACACCCCCATCGGCACTCCACACTCCAACTGCAGCGGCAGCGTGCCCCCCAGCCCTGTGGAGTGCAGGAACCCCTTTGCCTTCACTCCCATTAACTCCAGCATTACAGGCTACCACGACGGCAGCATTGTCTCCAGCAGCCCCGTCAAGCCCATGCAGAGGCCCATGGCTACTCACCCAGACAAGGCCAAACTGGAGTGGATGAACAATGGTTACAACAAAAGCGGGGGGAACTCCATCAACGGCATCAGTATCCTCCCCAGCTATCAGGACCTGGTCGACGACCACTTCCGAAAGCCCCATGCCTTCGCCATCCCTGGCCAGTCCTATCAGTCTCAGACGAGGCACCACGACGGACACTACGGCCGCCTGACACCCATCTCTCCGGTGCAGCAGCAGGCAGCCAGTATGGCCAACCTGAACAAGCAGGAGAGCTTTGCTGTGCCCGCCCCTCTGGACAACAAGACCACCAGTACATCTTCAGCAAGCGGGACCTTCCGCTGTCGTAGTGTGAGCCCTGCCGTGCGCCAGCGAAACCTGAGTGGCAACCAGAGTGGCAACATCCCCCGAACAGCGGTGTCCCCCTTCACCTCCCCCGTGACCCCCGAGATGATCAACATCTTCGCCAACAGCCATGGGGACGTCAGCAGCATGGCACAGAGGAGCCAGTCTGTGCCTGTTAACGTGATGATGCAGACGGAGGCTCTGCCCATGCAGGGCCAGACCAACAGCAAAAAGATCACCAACGTGCTCCTGAGCaagatggacggggacagtgacgACGCGGTGCGGGGCCTGGGTATCAACAACCTTCCGTCCAACTACACAGCCCGCATGAACCTCACCCACATCTTAGAGACCACTCCCAGCTTCCCCAGAAGTGCCAACCATCAGACTCTGACTTCCAACACTCAGAATGCGTACGAGTTTCAGAAGCCTGGTTACCTCATGAAGAACTCTAGGAACGAACAGATGATTCTCTCAGCAGGTGACAGCCAAGCACAATCGGCTACTGGAGAACAGCAGCATCAGCAGAGCCAGCCTATGCTGCTGGCCCAGAACCttcagcagcaacaacaacagctgcAGCTAGATTTCAGCACCACCGTTAAAGACCTCTTAGTGGACAGCAGCCTTACTCCTGGCAATCAGCTCGTGGGACAGGTGTCAGAACTCAACCCTGTGGGGTCTGATTTTCGACTGACCTCTGATCTTTCCAGTAGCATCAATGACCTGAACAATTTGGACACAAACCTTCTGTTTGACCCCAATCAGCAGCAGGGACAATATGAAGACTCTACACTGGAGGAACTGAAGAATGATCCGCTGTTCCAGCAGATTTGCAGCGAGACTGCGAATTCCAATGGATTTGATTGGCTGGAAAGTAAAGACCAGCCCACAGTCGGGTTAATGGGTTAA